A single window of Maylandia zebra isolate NMK-2024a linkage group LG2, Mzebra_GT3a, whole genome shotgun sequence DNA harbors:
- the aurkb gene encoding aurora kinase B isoform X2 encodes MKNTVTGPARECIGSSSSSASKKISIDDFDIGRPLGKGKFGNVYLARVKKLQAIVALKVLFKSQMEKEGVEHQLRREIEIQAHLKHPNILRFYNYFHDRKRVFLVLEYAPRGEMYKELQRCGRFDDRRTATYMEEISDALMYCHEKKVIHRDIKPENLLLGYRGELKIADFGWSVHAPSLRRRTMCGTLDYLPPEMIEGHTHSEKVDLWCIGVLCYECLVGNPPFETASHSETYKRIMKVDLKFPKVVSDGARDLISKLLRHNPIDRLPLQSVIDHQWVRANSHRLLPPTCPVKKS; translated from the exons ATGAAAAATACTGTCACAG GTCCTGCGAGAGAATGCATTGGCTCGTCCTCCAGCTCAGCTTCAAA gaaAATTTCCATTGATGACTTTGACATTGGTCGGCCACTTGGAAAGGGAAAATTTGGAAATGTCTATCTTGCGAGAGTGAAGAAACTCCAAGCAATTGTGGCACTGAAGGTGTTGTTCAAGTCTCAGATGGAGAAAGAAGGTGTGGAGCATCAACTCAGGAGAGAGATTGAGATTCAGGCCCATCTCAA GCATCCAAACATCCTGCGCTTCTACAATTACTTCCATGACCGTAAGAGGGTGTTTTTAGTGCTTGAGTACGCCCCACGTGGTGAAATGTACAAAGAGCTTCAGAGATGTGGCAGATTTGATGATCGGCGTACTGCCACG TACATGGAGGAGATATCTGATGCACTAATGTATTGCCATGAGAAGAAAGTAATTCATCGTGACATCAAGCCTGAGAATCTTCTTCTCGGTTATCGTGGAGAGCTGAAAATTGCTGATTTTGGTTGGTCAGTCCATGCACCTTCTCTAAG ACGTCGCACAATGTGCGGGACACTGGACTACCTTCCTCCTGAGATGATTGAGGGACACACCCATAGTGAGAAGGTGGACTTGTGGTGCATTGGCGTCCTCTGCTACGAGTGTTTAGTTGGCAACCCACCGTTTGAAACAGCAAGCCACTCAGAAACGTACAAAAGGATTATGAAG GTGGACTTGAAGTTCCCTAAAGTTGTCTCTGATGGTGCCCGAGACTTGATCTCCAAGCTGCTTCGCCACAACCCCATCGATCGCCTCCCACTACAGAGTGTCATCGACCACCAGTGGGTGCGTGCCAACTCTCACAGGCTCTTGCCTCCAACCTGCCCTGTCAAGAAATCCTGA
- the aurkb gene encoding aurora kinase B isoform X1, whose translation MQNKENYEPRGLQRPFATPNLSGPQRVVVKQRADTMKNTVTGPARECIGSSSSSASKKISIDDFDIGRPLGKGKFGNVYLARVKKLQAIVALKVLFKSQMEKEGVEHQLRREIEIQAHLKHPNILRFYNYFHDRKRVFLVLEYAPRGEMYKELQRCGRFDDRRTATYMEEISDALMYCHEKKVIHRDIKPENLLLGYRGELKIADFGWSVHAPSLRRRTMCGTLDYLPPEMIEGHTHSEKVDLWCIGVLCYECLVGNPPFETASHSETYKRIMKVDLKFPKVVSDGARDLISKLLRHNPIDRLPLQSVIDHQWVRANSHRLLPPTCPVKKS comes from the exons ATGCAG AATAAGGAAAATTACGAGCCCAGAGGTCTTCAAAGACCA TTTGCCACACCGAACCTGTCAGGCCCTCAGCGAGTTGTGGTGAAGCAACGAGCAGACACAATGAAAAATACTGTCACAG GTCCTGCGAGAGAATGCATTGGCTCGTCCTCCAGCTCAGCTTCAAA gaaAATTTCCATTGATGACTTTGACATTGGTCGGCCACTTGGAAAGGGAAAATTTGGAAATGTCTATCTTGCGAGAGTGAAGAAACTCCAAGCAATTGTGGCACTGAAGGTGTTGTTCAAGTCTCAGATGGAGAAAGAAGGTGTGGAGCATCAACTCAGGAGAGAGATTGAGATTCAGGCCCATCTCAA GCATCCAAACATCCTGCGCTTCTACAATTACTTCCATGACCGTAAGAGGGTGTTTTTAGTGCTTGAGTACGCCCCACGTGGTGAAATGTACAAAGAGCTTCAGAGATGTGGCAGATTTGATGATCGGCGTACTGCCACG TACATGGAGGAGATATCTGATGCACTAATGTATTGCCATGAGAAGAAAGTAATTCATCGTGACATCAAGCCTGAGAATCTTCTTCTCGGTTATCGTGGAGAGCTGAAAATTGCTGATTTTGGTTGGTCAGTCCATGCACCTTCTCTAAG ACGTCGCACAATGTGCGGGACACTGGACTACCTTCCTCCTGAGATGATTGAGGGACACACCCATAGTGAGAAGGTGGACTTGTGGTGCATTGGCGTCCTCTGCTACGAGTGTTTAGTTGGCAACCCACCGTTTGAAACAGCAAGCCACTCAGAAACGTACAAAAGGATTATGAAG GTGGACTTGAAGTTCCCTAAAGTTGTCTCTGATGGTGCCCGAGACTTGATCTCCAAGCTGCTTCGCCACAACCCCATCGATCGCCTCCCACTACAGAGTGTCATCGACCACCAGTGGGTGCGTGCCAACTCTCACAGGCTCTTGCCTCCAACCTGCCCTGTCAAGAAATCCTGA
- the LOC101478460 gene encoding uncharacterized protein LOC101478460 has product MEEFRGCNLDYFPENILIDVLSYLNVREVVKAGRVCKRWKRLVKDQRLWRNVDLTSWKGVTSRILWVLLRQYLGCGLRCLRLRGLLLSARGGTFLSESWLKVLSTKCPRLSKLYLLHADLRSLPSCQILPPSLQVLELRGCELPRGFFNQTLPSASPQERAEPTSSVGAQLKGRNQKGKGAGSPSGIGIERLVLNNVPSFTDQHLQGLTSWERLCHLELRDTFRVTANGLRSCAAKDGVCGVEGLSRLKFLEIGITGRQGYQLHMASLGLGAGWLGLEELSLGGKEVGPGLLCASRLKDLKRLRLWDCTLSELQIARSCRMLRGLRQLEFVDVRFQPRQNPPAEEGEGGEEEEQDREEAAGADGSSDENKMADMNDPIPGLRRTLAVLLPSCTLVFTNCSVQNNED; this is encoded by the exons ATGGAAGAATTTAGGGGCTGCAATCTGGACTACTTTCCCGAAAACATTTTAATCGATGTGTTGTCCTACCTGAACGTACGAGAGGTCGTCAAAGCCGGGAG GGTATGTAAGAGGTGGAAACGCCTTGTTAAAGACCAAAGACTGTGGAGAAATGTCGACCTGACTTCATGGAAAGGG GTGACATCCCGCATCCTTTGGGTCCTGCTGCGTCAGTACCTGGGTTGCGGACTAAGGTGCCTTCGCTTGCGTGGTTTGCTGCTGTCCGCACGTGGCGGAACCTTTCTCTCTGAGTCTTGGCTTAAAGTTTTGTCCACAAAATGCCCTCGACTGAGTAAGCTCTATCTTCTGCATGCAGACCTGAGAAGCCTGCCCAGTTGCCAGATCCTACCTCCATCTTTGCAGGTGCTGGAGCTGCGGGGTTGTGAGCTGCCTCGTGGCTTCTTCAATCAGACCCTGCCATCAGCTAGTCCCCAAGAAAGAGCAGAACCCACATCCAGTGTTGGTGCTCAACTGAAAGGAAGGAACCAGAAAGGAAAAGGGGCTGGCTCTCCTTCAGGGATTGGTATTGAGAGGTTAGTCCTTAACAATGTGCCCTCTTTTACAGACCAGCACCTGCAGGGTCTGACATCATGGGAGAGGCTCTGTCATCTAGAGCTACGTGACACCTTTCGTGTAACAGCTAATGGGCTTAGAAGCTGTGCTGCCAAAGATGGTGTCTGTGGTGTAGAAGGGCTTTCCAGGCTCAAGTTTCTGGAAATAGGCATTACAGGGCGGCAGGGCTACCAGTTACATATGGCCTCCCTTGGCTTGGGGGCTGGCTGGCTTGGGCTGGAGGAGCTAAGTCTTGGTGGAAAAGAGGTGGGTCCAGGTTTGCTCTGCGCCAGCCGCTTGAAAGACCTGAAACGTCTGCGCCTGTGGGACTGCACACTCAGCGAGCTGCAGATAGCCCGGAGCTGCAGGATGCTCCGTGGACTTCGCCAGCTGGAATTTGTGGACGTCAGGTTCCAGCCTCGTCAGAATCCACCAGCAGAAGAGGGGGAGGGCGGTGAGGAAGAAGAGCAGGACAGAGAAGAAGCTGCAGGTGCAGATGGCAGCAGCGACGAGAACAAGATGGCAGATATGAATGATCCTATTCCAGGTCTGCGTCGCACACTGGCTGTCCTGCTGCCATCCTGCACACTGGTGTTTACCAACTGCTCTGTTCAGAATAATGAAGATTGA